The sequence AAAGGCACTGGACATGAACTTTTCCCAAATTGGCAGTGCCAATTTGCCGCCTGTAACGTTGCCGGAAATGCGCACATGCTCGTCTGTGCCGACCCAAACAACGGTAGAAATATTCGACGCATAGCCGCAAAACCAGTTATCCGTGGATTCATTTGAGGTCCCCGTCTTACCCACGGCGAAATTGGCTAGGTGCCCGGCGGTAAAACCAGTACCAAACTGCAGTACTGTCCGCATACCCTCAGTCATGAGAAAGGCGATCTGCGGCGTGAGAGGCGCAGAGCTACGCGCTGCGACTTTAGGTGCAGCGTAGAGCACTTTACCGTCGCGAGTGGTAATTTTCGTAATGGCGATGTGTTCCACTAACCTACCATAATTGGCAAAAGTTGCATACATCCTCGATAAATCCATCATCGTTACATCGGAACTCCCGAGCATCGTCCCAAACTCATCTTTGAGCGGTGAGCGAATCCCAAGCTGCTTGGCGAGCGTAGTCACCGGAGCCAGGCCGATTTTTTGACCGATCTCGATCGTGGGCGTGTTCATCGAACGATAAAATGCACGAAGTAACGTGGTCTCCTTGCCAAAATCTTCGTCTGGTGTGCGTGGTCGGTAGCTATCTATGGTGATGGGCGACACGAAAATGACGTCACTCCACTTAAATCCTTGCGTCAATGCTTCAGCATAGACGACCGGTTTGAAAGCTGATCCCGGCGAACGGAGTGCCTGAGTGGTGCGGTTAAATTTGCTCTGGGAGTAGTTGCGGCCCCCTACCATCGCTAGAATTTCGCCGGTTGTGGGATCTACCGATAGTAAAGACGCCTCGAGCCTCGCTTTGCTTGGTGTGCCGTCCTTTAAAGTGACAACCCCGACTTTCTTCGCCGCGTCGTCAAGGATCTTGCCTGATGAGGCAAGGCCGCGCTCTGCAAGGCGCTGTAGTTCGATATCGAGGGTCGTATGGATCCTCAAACCTTGTCCGTTTATCGTATTACGGCCCGGAATGAGTTTCTGCGCTTCTTCGCGGACAAAATCGATGAAGTAAGGTGCGAACTCCTCGTTAATTGGATGGTATTCTTTGTAAATGAGTTGAGCTCTACCAAGCTGATTCATGTCACGCTGGTTAATCATCCGCGCCTGAACCATGGCGCTCAACACCTGGAGTTGCCGCTTTTTTGCTCGTTCCGGATAACGCGCAGGATTGAACCGACTCGGTGATTGGAACAAACCGGCAATCAGCGCGTATTCGTGCACGTCTAGATCGGCCAAATCTCTGCCGAAATAACGTTGTGCGGCAGCTCCGACACCGTAGGCTCCGTTGCCTAAAAACATCGTGTTCAAATAAATTTCAAGAATACGCTCTTTGCTCAGGCGTTTTTCCAGTTGCACAGCAAGTCCGATCTCCTGGATCTTGCGTTGAAGCGACCTTTCATTGGAGAGGAGGAAATTCCGCACAACTTGCTGCGTCAGCGTACTCGCCCCTTGATGGCTGTTCCCACCCTTAAGGCGCACCATCGTGGCCCGGAGTATCCCCTTGGGATCGAATCCGTGATGCTGCCAGAAGCTTCGGTCTTCAATGGCGATGACGGCATCGACCATGCCCTTGGGTATTTTTTTATAGGGAACATGTACGTGATACTTACTGAACAGTTCGCCAATCTTCTCGCCGTTGCGGGCCAAAATAAGCGTATTATCCTGACCCTTGTACTCGACAATCGTCGAGACTTGATCGTCCTTGATATCGAAAACCTGCAACGTATCTAACCAAAGGTACGTACCGACCAATATACCAATAAAAACGGTCGTCGACACAGCGGCAGTGATCCGCATGACGGAGTGCCACAGTCTCGATCTATTTATAAATTGTTTAGTGCGCCACGACATTTGGGGGGCCATATCTCCTGAAATGATTCCGACGTCTTAAACGCGGCCGAGGATGATACTTCTATTTGTATACGCTTCATCGGCAGCCTGCGGCTCGATCTTGAGTCCTCCCTTGCGCGAGGGGTACCTGCCTGATCTGACGAGGAAATAGCAGCACATGCAGTGCCCGAAATCGATTCCGGAAGTTGCCGGATTTTGGTGGGTGGCCAAAGTATGGTCCTTTGGGTGCAGGCTTTTTTTAAATTATATCGGTGTTTTATTGTTTAAAAAAACATTCAGGTAAACTTATATGAATTTGTTCCGATAGCCCGGCAACAGCGGCAGTGTAGGAATTGCCGTAGAGAGACGATCAGGCTGACCTAGAGGAGAATGAATCGGTGAACTGGCAGGCGCAAACAAGTTTCAGAGCCATGCAT comes from Deltaproteobacteria bacterium and encodes:
- a CDS encoding PBP1A family penicillin-binding protein yields the protein MAPQMSWRTKQFINRSRLWHSVMRITAAVSTTVFIGILVGTYLWLDTLQVFDIKDDQVSTIVEYKGQDNTLILARNGEKIGELFSKYHVHVPYKKIPKGMVDAVIAIEDRSFWQHHGFDPKGILRATMVRLKGGNSHQGASTLTQQVVRNFLLSNERSLQRKIQEIGLAVQLEKRLSKERILEIYLNTMFLGNGAYGVGAAAQRYFGRDLADLDVHEYALIAGLFQSPSRFNPARYPERAKKRQLQVLSAMVQARMINQRDMNQLGRAQLIYKEYHPINEEFAPYFIDFVREEAQKLIPGRNTINGQGLRIHTTLDIELQRLAERGLASSGKILDDAAKKVGVVTLKDGTPSKARLEASLLSVDPTTGEILAMVGGRNYSQSKFNRTTQALRSPGSAFKPVVYAEALTQGFKWSDVIFVSPITIDSYRPRTPDEDFGKETTLLRAFYRSMNTPTIEIGQKIGLAPVTTLAKQLGIRSPLKDEFGTMLGSSDVTMMDLSRMYATFANYGRLVEHIAITKITTRDGKVLYAAPKVAARSSAPLTPQIAFLMTEGMRTVLQFGTGFTAGHLANFAVGKTGTSNESTDNWFCGYASNISTVVWVGTDEHVRISGNVTGGKLALPIWEKFMSSAFKVRPPSYISPPDNVVAAVVNPHFGTRTDSGVRMYFIKGNEPPAESASAALEALSATSAAGYRDVFRN